One window of Myripristis murdjan chromosome 8, fMyrMur1.1, whole genome shotgun sequence genomic DNA carries:
- the foxd7 gene encoding forkhead box D7 produces MTLDLDLMEDIVIDVVGEGLKDSGEQHLLPLDEARGEQEGDSEALTVSSSSQSKDRDTYSPSPACPPAKTKSPTSVKPPYSYIALITMAILQSPKKRLTLSEICDFISHRFVYYREKFPAWQNSIRHNLSLNDCFVKMPREPGNPGKGNYWTLDPNSSDMFENGSFLRRRKRFKRQHFRFGALKEQHLEPSGLHSFPHGAYGLGTAGLQLPSLEIYPYIHHHAPTPCASATIPPVNSILPALSSFFSRSALAAKAFLQSQPGIEPFSSPAQCTAFSSPLTSGAAYASPALFHPAASPHLLSLHQEYQKLQTQRGTSDLSKHIMNANE; encoded by the coding sequence ATGACATTAGACTTGGACCTCATGGAGGATATTGTTATCGACGTGGTAGGCGAAGGACTCAAAGATAGTGGAGAGCAACACCTCTTACCTTTGGATGAGGCGCGGGGCGAGCAGGAGGGCGACTCGGAGGCTTTGACTGTGTCCTCCAGCAGCCAAAGTAAGGACCGGGACACCTACAGCCCATCGCCTGCGTGTCCCCCTGCAAAAACCAAAAGCCCGACGTCAGTGAAGCCTCCATACTCCTACATCGCTCTGATAACGATGGCCATATTGCAGAGTCCAAAGAAGCGGCTCACCCTCAGCGAGATATGTGACTTTATCAGCCACCGCTTCGTTTATTACCGTGAGAAATTCCCCGCCTGGCAGAACTCCATCAGACACAACCTGTCGCTCAATGACTGCTTTGTAAAGATGCCCAGAGAGCCGGGAAACCCCGGGAAGGGCAACTACTGGACGCTGGACCCCAACTCCTCGGACATGTTTGAGAATGGGAGTTTTCTGCGTCGGAGGAAGAGGTTCAAGCGGCAGCATTTTCGCTTCGGTGCGCTCAAGGAGCAGCACCTGGAGCCCAGCGGACTGCACAGCTTCCCGCACGGTGCCTACGGGCTCGGCACGGCGGGTCTGCAGCTCCCCAGTCTGGAGATTTACCCCTACATCCACCACCATGCGCCCACGCCGTGCGCCTCCGCCACCATCCCACCTGTCAACAGCATCCTACCGGCTCTATCCAGCTTCTTCTCCCGGAGCGCCCTCGCAGCCAAGGCTTTCCTCCAGTCTCAGCCCGGTATTGAACCCTTCTCTTCTCCGGCTCAATGTActgctttttcctctcctctgaccTCCGGCGCAGCCTACGCGTCCCCTGCGCTTTTCCACCCTGCGGCGTCTCCGCACCTCCTCAGTTTACATCAAGAATATCAGAAATTACAGACTCAGCGTGGCACCTCTGACCTGAGCAAACACATAATGAATGCTAATGAATAA